The genome window TGGAGATCCAAAGAAAGCAGCCATTTTCAAGATTGGAGAGACTCCTAGTTAAGTTGGGTTATGGGTGAGGGAAAAGAAATCATCCTGTCACTGCAATAAGTAGAGGGATGGTCCCTACCTTATCCTTATGTGTGATAGAATTTAGATGGTGGTTTTcagtttccttttctttccagGGGGTGTTTGGCTGCAAGGAAACTTGGAAGCCAAACATGCTCAGCGTATTATATAAGCTTCCTCAGGCTCAGCTTGCTGTTACAgtatatatgtcaaattctaccaTACCAGTTTAACCAACTATTTCCAAAGGAATAAAGGATGGGGAATAGGGTTATATTTACACTCCCCAGGTTTCCTATTTGTAATAGACTGATACCCAGATATTGTCAATAACCGCGAGGAAGAGCTCTGACAAAAAAACCTGCTAATGAGCGGGTTTTGACTGAGAAACAATTCAAGGAACCCTAGTGTATTCCATTTATCAGACTGCCCAAATCCCAATTTCACAACATTTCTGTAACTATTCTTGCCTAGCTCAGACAAAATTTATTGCTTTCCCTTCTCCTGTGACTGCTAGTCATGCCAAGAGCATGTTTTTTCAGTTACAACATCACTTCTTCAAATCACCTGAATGctagaaaatcaaacaaaaacacaaaattcaaaCCTTGATTACAACAAATgcaaatgaatttttacaaacAAATACACATACTCGTGGGCGGCTGCACCACCAACCCAcgaatacaaagaaaaaaaagtgaagaagaaaaagaatcacAATAATCTCAAATTGAAGTATATGTTGGCTCAGGGTCTTCAATCAGTCTTTCTTACATTTGTTCCAAATTACCCAGGACCTGCCTCCACTTCTTGGCATTCCAGTGAGCCAGTATTCAGTTTGGTTCTGAACTTGCCTGTTTTATTCTGCTGGTTCTTCTGCAGCTCGTGATGGTTGAACCCTCTCCTGACCACTGCTTATTGCTGCACTAGGTCTAGGCACTTGTGAACTGGTTATAGGCTTTTGCAATGGTTTCAGAGTAGCCATGATTTCAGCAAATGTAGGCCTCATTTTTGGatttctaaaatgtaaaaacagGTAAGATGTTAGAAAACAGTAAGTTTATATGACTAAgatgttagaaacctataacTTTATATGCTTAACCATGAATGTAAATACATCCATAAACATACTGTATACACTGCAAGATCAAAATAAACAGAGAAATTTTCCACCACGATGCATTCACTACAAAAGCatgcaaaatatatatgtatacacacacacatatagcTGGGATTATTGTTTACAGATCTTTTATGTGTAGGATTTGGGCTTGTGTTTGCAGATTGAACAGAAAAGGATCTGGGTGGCTTGGTGGTACACTTCCAACAGTAGTTCAATGCAACAGATTGATTGGATCTGACAGAAGATTTTCAGGGGCAACAATTCTATAGAGATCAGAATGGAACAAAGAACTAAGATAAACAAAGACTGAACAAGGCCAAGCTAGCTATACCTTTACCATGTTATGTAGGATTCAACACTAGCTGAACTAACTTGAGAGGAACTATTCAAACACAGACCAGTCATCCACAAGTTGCTTAATCAAGTTCTAACCAATGTAAACTGGTAGGCAAACACAGCTTAACCATTGGATTCTGGTGTTTCTGTTTCTCTCagatttttatataaatctttcatcattttatcaaataaataaataaataaaatatacataatCCAGCATAATGGATGGTGAACTCAGGTCAAACAGTTTTGATCCAATCTGGGCCCGGACCAATATGACCTTCAGTTTTCAAAAAACTTCTGCCTGCATGGGCACATAAGGCAAACAATAGTCAAAAGTCTTAGGTTTGTTGAACAGTGTTTGGAAAAAATCAAGTTGGTTCCAACACAGCTCAACTGAATACAGCAATGAAATGTACAACATAACATACTGCACAAGACTACTTTTTTAATAGGCCACAATTATTGTACTTTGGAGCATAAAACTACTAttattttgtttctgataaaataaCATTAGACACTAAATGCCGACAAAAGGTAGAAATCAGCAATTGCACCAAAACATGTTGCATGAAGGCATCCACTGCACTTCTCActaaccctaacccctaaacccatTCATAGAGAACTGTTTCCTATACTATTTACCTTGTGTTTGCCTAATACAGGAAAATCTGACTTTAAAACCTAGAATCTTCAGGACCCAGTAATATGCCTTTACATCCTGTTCTTCAAGTCTTCCTCAACCCTACAAGAACTAAGATGTCTAATGCGCCCCATATGCATTCTATGAACACAtacttaaaatttgaattacaGAAGTACCTCTGTTAACATACACAGATGATTTGGTTCCATAAACTGAAATCACTAGTTCCAATGAAATTTGTTGAGATAAATCAAAACGAATATTACCAATTATAATAAAACCATATTTCAGTTGCACAAACTGAAATCAATAGCCAGTCCAAATAGTTGCAACTGAAATTGTCAAGATAATCAGAATCAGTGTTATCAATTCTAGACTGGATGTGAATGCATAGTCACAGTTAATAGCAATAAAATTTGAACTTCTATTTTTAACATACCAAAATTATTAGTTAAGATTTGTTGACAAGAAGAATAAGAGCTAGTATGATCTTGTGATCCTCAAGGTTTTTGTCATGAAGTGTTAATATCGTTATCTCTGTGCATGTGCATGTGTTTTTGCGAGGTTTCTTAACAAGCATTAAAAAACCATTGactgaaattcaaaatttccatatttgaacaaaaaataaCATTGCTTAATGTTAAAAACCCCATTTAAATGGCAGAAACCCAATTAAAACAGTTTGGTGCTCTAAAAGAGACACTGTGTGACCTTCAGGACAAAGGATACAGGTCTGGGCATGATTTGTACTGGTACAGTCTGCTCGTCTAAAATGGtaagaagcaaagaaaaattaacTGGTGACAGAAGTAAATGAAACATTTAGAATTGAGACAAACacatttcataaattattaaagataacccttattgataaaaaaataaataaataaataaattattaaagataaacgATCCCCTAAAATATCAAGTTGGCAAACAGTTTCATAATCAGAAAAATAAAAGCTACAAATAGGAAGTTGTCGATAAATACTCTAGCTTATGCCAACCATGAGCTGTACAGATGCAGGATGCTTTTACCACACAATTATGAAATAAACAAAAGTACATTCCATTGGACATGTTCAAAATAGAGTAGATTGAAGGCGAAATAACTTGTGTACTCACGTGTGCCAGCATCTCCTAATAATATCTGCCACAACAGGATCCATATCATCTGGAATGTCAAGACGGCGATGCTGGAATCCAACAGCACCAACAACTTGCATTGGGTTCATTCCTCCCCATGGTTGTTGTAATGTAGAGAGTTCCCATAATATGACCCCAAAGCTGAAAACATCACACCTGCACATACAGCACATACAACCATTTTCATCAGATGATCATCCAAAATCTTAAAGAAGACAACTGATATACTCTAGGAAAGAGGACATACTTTTCATCTGAAGGCTCATTTCTTAGTACTTCCGGAGCCATCCACTCAGCCTAAACAAGAGTAATATAATATGAATTATTAAAATTTCTGATTGTAATGATTGCCTATAAAAGAAGCATCAATGCTACAGGACTATTATTGAGAAAGTAAAGAAATGATTGCAAACAAATGtgtaaataaatacaaaaaatttgtGAAGGAAATGTAATGTtgaacacctttttttttttttaattcatttgtgATGAAACAATAGctatttgttttaattgttcCAAAAAGTATTTTGTGTCAATATACATATTGTTAAGCTATCAATTTGACCCAAAAGCTTGAGCTTTTTAAGTAACTATGGGTCAACAATATATATCAGGCCAAATCGAGATACAGCCCTCAAACACCCTGCCACATGAGCAGCCTTCTTTGGGCTTGCATGTGAGCTCAATAAGTTGGAACACTCCACCTTATGAGCAGCATTTTCTTTGTGTTTGCATGTAGGCTCAATAAGTTGGGGCACCCCACCTCATGGGCATCCTTTCTTTGAGCTTGCACATGAGTTCAATAAATTGAAGGAAACAAATAAAAGTGAGGTTCAAACTCATGACTCTCCATGAGACAAGGCTAACTTAAGCTTTTGGTCACTTGGTAGCTTAagatggtatcaaagccttagTTTATGGAAGGTCATATGTTTGAATGTCATGGATGTTTACTTCCCTATTTATTAAGCCCATATGCAAACCCAAAGAAAGCTACCAGTAAGGTGGGTTATTAAGAGACTAGCCAAAGTGTAAATTGACTTATATGTATAGTTAACCCATTACCTaatagcttaagcttttaggtcaAATTGATAGCTAAACACATGATTCCAAAGAGATGAGTAAAAGTTTGTGAAAATGTGTACCTAATAACATATTACAATTTAATCTCAAATTAACAAACTTCTTCATAAGGAGATTTTGGACAATATATTAATTACTCAGCTCCATATATATACTTCAAAAGTGTATATAGAAGTAAATTCAATGGAATTATAAACCTGATTTCATAGTGATTGCAATAAATATCCTCTTGATTAATGTTGCTATATTATCATTGTTGCATCATATTATCATATTGTTTCCCCTCATAAGTGTCCTAAAAATTTTCAGGCCTCACTGGTTATCTCTAAGTTCTGTTTAGGCCATCCCTATGGACTCCAAACATTATAAAGTGCCATTCTGACTTATAATAAGGGAAAATGGTAATTCATCAATCATGGGGTTTCACTATGTTCCAGTCAATTTAGTCCATGGGGTCTCAACTCTCAAGGGATAAAGATAATGTCTTTTTCCTACTGACTTCACAAAATAACACATTGTATGTCTTTTGTGCTGAAAGCCTGAAACCATCAAATTTGGCATGGAAACAGAGCATGGACAAATGCTAGCCCCTTGCATTTCAACTTGGAATCATTTGCAACATCAAATACTTACCATGACATTGTCACTCTCAGATTGTTCATATACCACTTGATTTATTCTCACATCAACTTTCCATTACCTCTCgctatgttttctttttcaaatttctccATGTGCACCAAGCAATGTACAAACAGTCATGCATACATGCGTTGataatctcaaaattttcccaCATAGTTCAAACAAAAGCAAACTTTCAGAAccaatttcttattttcatgcCTCAATATCATTCCTTTTGCATGGGTAGATTCTAAGCAAAGCCCTAAATCTTGAGGATGTTACTGATGCatgatctttttttctttcccttctttttttggtGATAGACAAACagaattcatatataaaatgcCTAACATTAATGATGCATGAATTTCACCTCAGCTTTAAAGGAAAAGGCATTGAACTTGGCCCCTGAAATGTCAATCCTGAAGAATTCGCCCATCAGAAGGAAAACTCTATGTAAGTTTGCATCTATCTTTTTGTCGTAGATTGCAGTGAACTACTTTGTCAAAGGAGAAACATGGGCATTAAGAGATCTTATCAACTTAATATCTAGAAAGTATGAGGGCATGAAAAGGACAGCTTATCCAATGGGAGGCTCTACAAAATGTAGATCCCAAAGAAGTTAGTCAAGGGGATGTACATGTGTCCGTGGGTGGGGGTGTAATGCTAAATTACTGCACCATCCGTGGATGTTAGCATTATCCTCAATTTCCTTTGGACATAAAATAACCTGTCTTTCTCATTTAAAGATGTCTCCAAACTTATCCTTAAATCTCATCTATGCAAGTTTTTACACAAAAATCCACAAATCAAGTTTCATTTATTACTTTCAAGAACCTACTAGTTCATCTGAGATAGAGATAGATGGaccataaaataaaaccaattaaAAATGCCAATAAAAAAtccctgaaaaaaaaaattatttgatcaaAGACACACAAGTAGTCATCcatccaatatatatatttaagagatGCCCTTTCTGAAAAACCAATTTCCCTAACCACCTAccattttttcttgaaaataggttgccttcatgcatctttggaacATGTTCTTACTGTAACATTTGGCAGGGAAAAGAGCAGCATACTTAATGGATTGGGGTATTATCATTTGACACAACCAATTTAGGAGAtaaacttcaaataaaaaataacatgaaagagTGATTTTAGCTACTGAGTTTTATCCCATTTTTCAGAagacaaaacaaattaaaattaaaaattatgaataaaaatgaaaagcgAGCATGATGGCTCGACACATGATCTATAtctgattcaagtagcagcatGCTTCCTCACCTTGGCAAATAAAATCTCAAGCATAAACAAACAGGGATATGGATTTTTTGGATACAATATCTTGCAGGGTTTTTTAGATCACAGTATATTTTTCAGGGATATTTCAGCAtttttcccaaataaaaaatcatagagAAAGAGTGCAACAACTTTATCAAGTTGAAGAAGAGGAAAGGGCTTTTTCAGGGACATTTCAGTATTTTTCCCAAATAAGAAATTTaggggagagagagagcaatGATAAGGATCcaattgaagaagaagaaaggggcaAACACACATTCTCGTTCATTGATAATTACTCAAATGTTCCCACTGTTAATGAGAAGGATGTGTCATGCAGAAGAAAACTGGGAATGATGCTAACCCAACATATGCATGGGCTTGGCAATatcaatgaagaaaaatgaccCTGCTTAGCTTGAGTCTAGTCTAACTTCGTGAAATGACTAGAGGCAAAGGATAAGTAGAAGTTGGAAATGTTGGAGCGAAACACTACTACTTTTAACAGTAGTTTACTTATTTCATGAGTTGAAAGCAGGAACACAACCCCTCTTTTTGGACTGAAGGCATGTCTCAGCAAATCAATCCAAGCGCAGAATCTTGCCATCTGGCTAGAGCAACAAATCTATTTAAGGACAATAGAGGTGTCAGAAAAGTTACCACAAGGATAATTGTCCTGTTTTAGCCAAGTGTTCCTACAAACATTGCTTGTTGACCCTTCAACATCAGCTCTTCCtatcattttgaataaaaaaattaccaagTGTTGAATTGTCCATCCACCCATAGAGAAAGTGAGTTGGGTTTGAGACAGGTTAGTTTTATTCTGGTGTTGATAGTATCCACTCACACCATTGGTCATCAAGCTGGTTTGAAATGTCAATAGTAGTAAGCTAACGTGAATTGGATTATAATGAGTGTCACTAAGTCAAAATCCCTGCCACACAATTCCTGACTGGGCCTCACAGTCCCCAGCCAATTAGATCTCTCCCACCCCTTCCTCTACAACTCAATTGTCAATCCTTGGTAAGGGCCTCATGGTCCCCAATCAGTTAGATTTCCCAAACCAAAACTAAATCATCACACCCCATCCCCAATCAACCTTGAAACAAGCATGTGCACAAACCACAGACACACATTATCCAGCATAGCGTGATTTCCTTCTATCAAACATATGAAACATCAAGTTAGACATAGAAAATGCCGAAACCTTATGACAACAAacaaaaagaagggaaaaaaataaaaaagaaagaaaaaatgaaggaaaaaagcAACAAAAAGAAACATAGTACAGACATAATGTAACAATCAAAAGAAGAATGTATTGTGCTTCATTCATGATGTTGTAGAAATACATGGGCAAGATGCAAAGTACAGCTTACCGTCCCTGCAGTTGACctggaagaaagaaaagtacTATGCTTCATTCGTGATAAGCCAAAGTCGCATACCTGAATAACATGCAGAAAAAATTCACATCACGCTGGATTAGGTTTAGAAGATGCATAAAATGTACATGGCATTGTAACAAACAAGACAAAAAGGCTACCTTCACAACCCAATTCTTATCGACAAGAAGGTTTGGAGACTTCAAATCACGATGAACTATTACTGGAGTGCAATTATGCAAATAATTCATTCCCCGAGCCTGAAAGTTCAATTATTTAAGGGAACACATTATCACTAGGTGGAGTAACCAAGCAATACTAAAAGCTTTCATAATTGATATTGATATTAACAATAAGAATATAGAAACATACAGCATCAAGGGCCATCCTCAAACGCCTCCTTTCATCTAATTGATTGTTAGGCCGGTGAATTAGTCTATACAAACTACCTCTGCACAAAAATAAATCACTTCACAATTCCAGGTAAAATAAAGAATCAAACTGGATTACTTTATGAAAAGCTCTAGGAATTGGGGGTTCTAAGTAAAGATGGCACTATGAAACAATTCAACAAAACATGACGTCATCCTCTTTGTTTATGATttctaataaatatatttgCTTTCATACAAGTCAATGCATGATATAACATAATCGATTTTCCCTCTTCTTTGGAAGGATGAAAGATCCTTTTCACTAAAATCCTGTAAAGTCATAACCCCCTCTTAGCTAGGAAGTTGGATTCCTGATTACAACAAACTTAACCCAATTGATTTCCACCCTCAATTTTGAGATAATAAGGGTCCATAAACCCTTGAGTAATCAGTAAACTTGTACAGGGCCCATAAACTCCTGTGTGATCAATAAACTAGCACAATGAAAGAATCTAATGCAATGGCTTTCAGAAAATCATATTTCAGATgttaaaataaacatgaaaagAAGTATATAGTGCCAGCATACCTGGGAAGAAATTCTGTAACAATTGAAAGATTTGGGACACGAGTTACCGCTCCCATGAAGAGAACAACATTGGGATGCCTTAGTCTTTTCATGATCCGCACCTTGAAAAACAAACCATAAgtgaaataataaatttttctaaTCCTTCATATGGGCCAAAGTGACATATATAAATCAACATTTATAGGCATGTGGATGTGAAAGTGGACAAAATAGTCATGTGGGTGCaagagtaggaaaaaaaaattaaaacaaaaaaataaataaataaaaagaataagcATGTGGGTGAAAGATGAAAATGTCAATGCATAAGTGGAAAATAGGATCCATAGATCTTTTGAGtgaaagaaataggatttgaGACAACTTCATGAAATTGGACTGTTTTCAAAGTAAAGGAAATAGGgtttaaaaaattcatgcatTGCACCCTAATTCAGTCCACCTAAAGGACTTAGATGTGCACAATTAAATAGAATTTGGGAAAGGAGCATGAGGATGTTAAAAATCATACCCATCAGAGGAAGTCATTAGTCAATAGTGTCACAGTGCACAGGTCAATAGTGTATTGAAAGGATTTCTGTTTAGCCTTTTTATACTCAAGTACATTATTTTGCTTTTCTGAAGGCCTTCTTCTTATCCTTGTCTTTTTTGCAGataattttacttttatctaATAGAATGTAAGTGTactttccaataaaaaaaattagttccAGTGCACCATCAGCACCTAATTTTAGTGCTTGAATGGGAGGAAAAAAACATACAGTACAATACACTATCAAAAGTCAAAGTTGTTTTGGGCCAAGTACAATGCATGACAAATATATAGTACAAAGCTAGTGGCAGGAGCAACTGCCAACCAGGATAACAGAAGCAAAAATCTATGCATATCAAGGATATGGAGGGGCCTATGTCATCATGGACAGAAACTTAAAAAGTTAATCAGTCTTTCTGAAAAAATGGTAATTGCCATATAAACACAGCATCCACTAACAAtaggaagaaaagaaaccaaCTAGAGCATACAAACATAACAATAAAGATCAATTAAAACAAactgagaaaacaaaaaatagccAGCCATCTACAATGACTAACATTGCATAAGCTTTAACAATCATGGGTTCCTATCCTTGCATGTGATACAGCTATTACTGAAAGCATGCTCCCATACAAATCATATAGTCATAATTACAAGCATCACTTAGGTTCTGATGTCCTAACTTATCCAGCATTTTTTTAAATGCTATAACACAaatgcagagagagagagagagagagggtatTTACCTCACTTCTGAATTCGTCAAGTGATTCACCAGAAATATCTTGGTCCAGGAACTTCTTAACAGCAACTtcctaaaaaaatcaaagagtgACAATATACTCAAAATAAACACCTTTCAAGAATGGGAAATGTCCACTCATAAAAAGATTCACAAacagaaaattataaaaataaaataaaaaatcctgaAATATATTTAGTGGATTTTCTAACCAAAATCTTTAACAACTAAGGAACAACCCTAGAACAAGAGCAAAAAGTGGCAGATTATTGATGCTCCACTATGCATTTAAGCTATAACAAAATTGGTTATACTTTTGGCCACAAATATTTAAGCAAGGTCCAAGGGGATAAAAAGAACATGCTCAAATCATTCAAGAACAGATACATTTGATAATTTGAACTAGACAAAATCTATATAAACAGGGAAGTTCAAGTAAAGTGAATTTATAGGATTGAAATAAATAACATCCAAACACCAGGTACTACAACTATGTTAACATAACAATATTTCCCCCTTGATTTATAAGAACATCATCTGCTGAATGTATGCCTAAGATTAAGAAAACATTTGAAGTAATAatccttttctattttttataactgCAACGGAACTTAAACCTCCGGATTAGGCTAGAATCAGGTAAAATAATGCTTAACTCTGACCTATCAAACAGGGCCATGAGAAATTTTCAGCTGCGGGCATAAAACCAACATCATAAGCAGAGTTTCCAAATTATGCCTCCGAAAATGGTCATAGCCACACACTCAGAACAAACAATAATTGCCATCAATTGGAATTATTAGTATCAGTTTTTTTCAGTCAATCGATTTTATCTGAAGAGCAACACaggaataaaaatgaaatacagcAACCTTTTTCCCTAATACAGAAACCCACTTCCTTGGGTACATGTTACAAAACAGATGGAATCTTAAGAATTTTCATAAAACCTCTTTTTCACTAATAGTTTGGTTGGTTCCAAAGAAAAATGTagcaaaagaaatgaaatcaaaatttagaaacttggattttttaattattcaggAACTGAGGAAAAGCCCAACCTCCAATCAACTGAGCCCAATGCAACTGTACAAGTCAGTTAAGAtacattattcattttttcaGAAACCAAGCATCATAAAACACATGATTCAAAATGTTGGTTCTTCTTCCTCATTTCTCTCAACaatcaaatggatgtcaagtgCTGCCCATCTTATGATATATTAAGGAAATGTAATATTTTCCTATAGGAAATATTAATGGAGCTTTTGGAAGATCCACTTCCCTATGTCTTCCTGTAATTTGGGTAAAATACTTCATGTGTAGGTCTTCAGATGTTTTCAGGACATGATTATATCTATTTTGACataatttcacattttttttaggCTTCCTAAATGTCTGCTAAGTTTCTTTCCATATCATGTTTCCCTGAGCGCAGCGCTTTCTGAACATGCAATTATACACTGTACAACTGAGCAACACAAATGcacacataaaataaaaagtccCAGCACTTTGCAGATCTATATAAAAGGACCACAATCATAACAAAGACCTAACATGATAAACAGGGTGAAATGTCAGGGtagcatgaggaaacttacagTGCCATGCCAGTCTCCACGATATACCTCCCCATACGATCCTGCAACACAAAGAATATaccaaagaaatgaaataaaccTGAATATGCTAAAACAAGAGGGAATTAgcataatatatataacatgaAGCCTATAAACTCTGTAGCCtatccaaaaaacaaaaaaatgaagctCATAAACTCTAAAGATACAACGCAAAGGCCAATACCAAGTCCGATACGCTCACCCAAGGCGATTTCATCCCATGGGATCTCACAGTCTGCAACATCATCAAGTGCCACATCTGATTTTGTGCTATCCGCAGATCTATCCGATGTTCTCTCTCCTTCAGGATTTGTCCCAGAAGCATCATGCTCCCGGTTACCACTACCATGAGGCTCATAACCAGCACCATCTGCATCTCCCCCACTTTGCATGCCATCCGTTTGGTTAAAGCACTCAGCAGCACCACTTGGAGAATGAACACCAGTTTCCAAGTTCTCATACTGCTTACCAACAGCTGCAGTTGTTGCTACGACTGCTGCAGCAGCAGTGGCAGCAGCCGCCACAGGAAGTTCAAGGTTTGGGTCAGCAGTTGACTTTGCTGCAGCAACAACCATTGAAGATGCAACAACTGCTGCTGCCGctgcagcagcagcaacagGAACATTCTTCACATATTTCACAGGATTCACCTCTGATTGTGATGAAACAGACTGCCCAGTTACTTCTTTAAAATCTAGCAGATtgttaaaccctaaaccttccACAGGCTTAAGATCTGGCTGTACACAAGGACTTACTCTAGGTTGCATCCCATGATAAGGCAGAGGTGGCAAAAAGCCAATCGGACCAAGGTCATCTTGATCTTTAATTTTCCGGATTACTGgtctcttttcattttcatctttATCTTCAGTTGGGGACTTGGCCTCAACTATTGACACATCTATATGCTCGGGATAAATTTCAGTGAATAGGTTTGGAGGAGCAACAACACCACTTTCAAGTAACACATCATGAAGTTTCTGGGCCAACTGTGGATTTTCTTTGGCAGCATCAATCATATATTGTGAAACATCCTTCACTTTCATTCTACGCACCGCTGGAGAGCTTACACCTTCTGTCCAGGAGGGAGATCTTCCATGCATGTACGGATGGCTAGGCCTGCTGGGAAGTGCCCGAAGCAGAGTCTGCTCTGCATTCAAACTATCTTTACTTGGCCTGGGTAGATTTGCACAAGCCGTAAGTTCCCCTCTGTCATCAGATTCATTTCCAACAGCTGACAGATATGGCCTCACAACCCCACTGCTAGAAGAGGCTATATATGAGGAGTCTATCTCTCTAGACAAAGTACTGGCCGAAAAGATAGAATCATCATATTCTATATGCGATCCTGCTGCATCAGATGGAATAAGTGTTCCAGGATCTGCCATTAGATCAACAATGTACTCCCTGAAATTCACATAATCTCTCACCTTAAATAACATATGAATGCTTTGAGACTTCAATAAAGTAATTATACATGTAAGGAGGCATTTTCCTGCTTCAAGATCAATAGTTTTTGAGTAAAACTACCAAAAGAAAGACTAATCCAACCAGTTAGAATTAGGATCTGACATAAAACTTTGATAGAGCTCAGCAAATTGGGTTAAAGCATCTCATCGTACAGAGCTGGTAAAGCATCTCCTCATGCAGGGCACATGATAAATAATGTTCAACGAAAAGCAAATATAGAATTACATTGCAAACAAGCTATCGTGCTTGTACCAAGAAAAGTTTCACTTATAATAGCAATTACCTTCCATCTTCAATCTTCACGAAGTTCATTGCCACATCATCAGAACCTGTATATTGCTGTCCTTTCACTAATCGGCATGGGATGCCCACACTATCAGCCAAAACCTACATATTCATTTAAGACAGATGGCTAATTGACAGAAAAGCTTGAATTGAAAACCAAAACTCCTAAACAAAAGGACAAAAAGAACAGTAAGAACTAATGAAACAATGCAACATAACTGAA of Vitis vinifera cultivar Pinot Noir 40024 chromosome 17, ASM3070453v1 contains these proteins:
- the LOC100854850 gene encoding probable serine/threonine-protein kinase SIS8 isoform X3, whose product is MKNILKKLHIVSNQTEDVEGSTSSRGSKTHDGSSPDRLLHSRPHHNSEHKPFSGLSNWLNSVANRHSPSPPLSSNVTRVERSEPSDSMSSCGLDVVSDAVRRDSGSSNSRDPDIEEEYQIQLALELSAREDPEAVQIEAVKQISLGSCAPENTPAEIVAYRYWNYNALSYDDKILDGFYDLYGILMESTSQKMPSLVDLQGTPLSDCVTWEAVLVNRAADANLLKLEQEALVMAVKSRSESPVFVGSDLVQRLAALVAANMGGPVGDPVNMSRAWQSLSYSLKATLGSMVLPLGSLTIGLARHRALLFKVLADSVGIPCRLVKGQQYTGSDDVAMNFVKIEDGREYIVDLMADPGTLIPSDAAGSHIEYDDSIFSASTLSREIDSSYIASSSSGVVRPYLSAVGNESDDRGELTACANLPRPSKDSLNAEQTLLRALPSRPSHPYMHGRSPSWTEGVSSPAVRRMKVKDVSQYMIDAAKENPQLAQKLHDVLLESGVVAPPNLFTEIYPEHIDVSIVEAKSPTEDKDENEKRPVIRKIKDQDDLGPIGFLPPLPYHGMQPRVSPCVQPDLKPVEGLGFNNLLDFKEVTGQSVSSQSEVNPVKYVKNVPVAAAAAAAAVVASSMVVAAAKSTADPNLELPVAAAATAAAAVVATTAAVGKQYENLETGVHSPSGAAECFNQTDGMQSGGDADGAGYEPHGSGNREHDASGTNPEGERTSDRSADSTKSDVALDDVADCEIPWDEIALGERIGLGSYGEVYRGDWHGTEVAVKKFLDQDISGESLDEFRSEVRIMKRLRHPNVVLFMGAVTRVPNLSIVTEFLPRGSLYRLIHRPNNQLDERRRLRMALDAARGMNYLHNCTPVIVHRDLKSPNLLVDKNWVVKVCDFGLSRMKHSTFLSSRSTAGTFTAIYDKKIDANLHRVFLLMGEFFRIDISGAKFNAFSFKAEAEWMAPEVLRNEPSDEKCDVFSFGVILWELSTLQQPWGGMNPMQVVGAVGFQHRRLDIPDDMDPVVADIIRRCWHTCNYLDWLLISVCATEIWFYYN
- the LOC100854850 gene encoding probable serine/threonine-protein kinase SIS8 isoform X5, which gives rise to MKNILKKLHIVSNQTEDVEGSTSSRGSKTHDGSSPDRLLHSRPHHNSEHKPFSGLSNWLNSVANRHSPSPPLSSNVTRVERSEPSDSMSSCGLDVVSDAVRRDSGSSNSRDPDIEEEYQIQLALELSAREDPEAVQIEAVKQISLGSCAPENTPAEIVAYRYWNYNALSYDDKILDGFYDLYGILMESTSQKMPSLVDLQGTPLSDCVTWEAVLVNRAADANLLKLEQEALVMAVKSRSESPVFVGSDLVQRLAALVAANMGGPVGDPVNMSRAWQSLSYSLKATLGSMVLPLGSLTIGLARHRALLFKVLADSVGIPCRLVKGQQYTGSDDVAMNFVKIEDGREYIVDLMADPGTLIPSDAAGSHIEYDDSIFSASTLSREIDSSYIASSSSGVVRPYLSAVGNESDDRGELTACANLPRPSKDSLNAEQTLLRALPSRPSHPYMHGRSPSWTEGVSSPAVRRMKVKDVSQYMIDAAKENPQLAQKLHDVLLESGVVAPPNLFTEIYPEHIDVSIVEAKSPTEDKDENEKRPVIRKIKDQDDLGPIGFLPPLPYHGMQPRVSPCVQPDLKPVEGLGFNNLLDFKEVTGQSVSSQSEVNPVKYVKNVPVAAAAAAAAVVASSMVVAAAKSTADPNLELPVAAAATAAAAVVATTAAVGKQYENLETGVHSPSGAAECFNQTDGMQSGGDADGAGYEPHGSGNREHDASGTNPEGERTSDRSADSTKSDVALDDVADCEIPWDEIALGERIGLGSYGEVYRGDWHGTEVAVKKFLDQDISGESLDEFRSEVRIMKRLRHPNVVLFMGAVTRVPNLSIVTEFLPRGSLYRLIHRPNNQLDERRRLRMALDAARGMNYLHNCTPVIVHRDLKSPNLLVDKNWVVKVCDFGLSRMKHSTFLSSRSTAGTFTAIYDKKIDANLHRVFLLMGEFFRIDISGAKFNAFSFKAEAEWMAPEVLRNEPSDEKCDVFSFGVILWELSTLQQPWGGMNPMQVVGAVGFQHRRLDIPDDMDPVVADIIRRCWHTQKFFEN